One stretch of Jiangella gansuensis DSM 44835 DNA includes these proteins:
- the fdhD gene encoding formate dehydrogenase accessory sulfurtransferase FdhD, with protein sequence MGQMTTRRPVLRLRPGRAARRPDTLAVEEPLLVRVGERVLTSTMRTPGHDFDLVAGWLVGEGAVRDEPDIAGMKECLTEDNTIEVALAPGVEPPRQRAFETSSACGVCGSDRIVDVTSSLRWKLQEDPTRIDVAVLVALPDLMRSEQRVFDHTGGLHAAGLFTSSGAVVAVREDIGRHNAVDKVIGSALLAGRLPLAGHVLQVSGRASFELVQKAAAAGVPVLAAVSAPSSLAVDLADECGLTLVGFVRGGGMNVYSHPDRIRVGR encoded by the coding sequence ATGGGGCAGATGACCACGCGGCGGCCGGTTCTCCGGCTACGTCCCGGCCGCGCGGCGCGACGGCCGGACACACTCGCGGTCGAGGAGCCCCTGCTGGTTCGGGTGGGCGAGCGCGTCCTCACGTCCACCATGCGCACGCCGGGCCACGACTTCGACCTCGTCGCCGGCTGGCTCGTCGGCGAGGGCGCGGTGCGCGACGAGCCCGACATCGCCGGCATGAAGGAATGCCTCACCGAGGACAACACCATCGAGGTGGCGCTGGCTCCAGGGGTTGAACCGCCCCGGCAGCGCGCGTTCGAGACCAGCAGCGCGTGCGGAGTGTGCGGTTCCGACCGCATCGTCGACGTCACATCGTCGCTGCGGTGGAAGCTGCAGGAGGATCCCACCCGGATCGACGTCGCCGTCCTGGTCGCGCTGCCCGACCTGATGCGCTCGGAACAGCGGGTGTTCGACCACACCGGCGGCCTGCACGCGGCCGGGCTCTTCACGTCGTCGGGCGCCGTCGTGGCTGTGCGCGAGGACATCGGCCGGCACAACGCGGTCGACAAGGTCATCGGCTCGGCGCTGCTGGCCGGGCGGCTCCCGCTGGCCGGGCACGTCCTGCAGGTCAGCGGGCGGGCCTCGTTCGAGCTGGTACAGAAGGCGGCCGCGGCCGGCGTTCCGGTGCTCGCCGCGGTGTCAGCGCCGTCCAGCCTGGCCGTCGACCTCGCCGACGAGTGCGGCCTGACGCTGGTGGGCTTCGTGCGCGGCGGCGGTATGAACGTGTACAGCCATCCCGACCGGATCCGCGTCGGCCGCTGA
- a CDS encoding GNAT family N-acetyltransferase — translation MPELVRPTVDVHESWLEAVSEPGYEPRWADDLQLADMTHPEGFAIYVRRQLQDEHEDAPRSRGMVPSTHLWYVDGAHFIGRLSIRHRLTPWLRDYGGHIGYDVRPSARKQGHASAMLRQALPWAAKLGIDPVLVTCDVGNVPSRKVIERAGGEFEDERHGKLRYWVPAT, via the coding sequence GTGCCCGAACTCGTCCGCCCCACCGTCGACGTCCACGAGTCCTGGCTCGAGGCCGTCAGCGAGCCCGGCTACGAGCCGCGCTGGGCCGACGATCTCCAACTGGCCGACATGACGCACCCGGAGGGTTTCGCCATCTACGTCCGCCGCCAGCTGCAGGACGAGCACGAAGACGCTCCGCGTTCCCGCGGCATGGTCCCGTCCACGCATCTCTGGTACGTCGACGGAGCGCACTTCATCGGCCGGTTGTCCATCCGGCACCGCCTGACCCCATGGCTGCGCGACTACGGCGGCCACATCGGCTACGACGTGCGCCCGTCGGCCCGCAAGCAGGGCCACGCGTCGGCGATGTTGCGCCAGGCGCTGCCGTGGGCGGCGAAGCTCGGCATCGACCCGGTCCTCGTCACCTGCGATGTCGGCAACGTCCCCTCCCGCAAGGTCATCGAGCGGGCCGGCGGCGAGTTCGAGGACGAGCGGCACGGCAAGCTGCGCTACTGGGTTCCCGCCACCTGA
- a CDS encoding O-methyltransferase translates to MPTGSNTAISPESWAHAEAYLDEDHTVGRARQRAAEVGATPIGPGGGAALRLLAAALGARTVVEVGTGAGVSALYLLSGMRADGVLTSVDIESEHQRLAREAFAEANIAANRTRLIAGAALEVLPRLTDGAYDLVFCDGDKTEYGEYLQQALRLLRPGGAVAFDNALWHNRVADSAQRDPETIAIRELGRLVRENDELVPALLPVGDGLLAAVKRPD, encoded by the coding sequence ATGCCCACGGGCAGCAACACAGCGATCAGCCCGGAGTCGTGGGCCCATGCGGAGGCCTACCTCGACGAGGACCACACAGTCGGCCGTGCGCGCCAGCGTGCCGCCGAGGTCGGCGCCACGCCGATCGGTCCCGGCGGTGGTGCGGCGCTGCGGCTGCTGGCCGCCGCGCTGGGCGCACGCACCGTCGTCGAGGTCGGCACCGGCGCCGGCGTTTCCGCGCTCTATCTGCTCTCCGGCATGCGCGCCGACGGGGTTCTCACCAGCGTCGACATCGAGTCCGAACACCAGCGGCTGGCGCGCGAGGCGTTCGCGGAGGCGAACATCGCCGCCAACCGCACCCGGCTCATCGCCGGCGCGGCGCTGGAGGTGCTGCCGCGGCTCACCGACGGCGCCTACGACCTCGTGTTCTGCGACGGCGACAAGACGGAGTACGGCGAATACCTGCAGCAGGCGCTGCGGCTGCTGCGCCCCGGCGGCGCCGTCGCGTTCGACAACGCGCTGTGGCACAACCGGGTCGCCGATTCCGCCCAGCGCGACCCCGAGACCATCGCCATCCGCGAACTCGGCCGGCTGGTTCGCGAGAACGACGAGCTGGTGCCGGCCCTGCTGCCGGTCGGCGACGGCCTGCTGGCCGCGGTCAAGCGCCCGGACTGA
- the sigE gene encoding RNA polymerase sigma factor SigE: MADAETWTPPSWDEIVREHSARVYRLAYRLTGNAHDAEDLTQDVFVRVFRSLSSYTPGTFEGWLHRITTNLFLDSVRRKQRIRFDALADDAAERLHGREPTPERVIADRMLDADIQRALEALPPDFRAAVVLCDIEGLSYEEIAATLGIKLGTVRSRIHRGRAQLRAALDHRAPDDASALETEQRGADAPREHGEPA; encoded by the coding sequence GTGGCTGACGCTGAGACCTGGACGCCGCCGAGCTGGGACGAAATCGTCCGAGAGCACTCGGCGCGCGTGTACCGGCTCGCCTACCGGCTGACCGGCAACGCCCACGACGCCGAAGACCTCACGCAGGACGTGTTCGTCCGGGTCTTCCGCTCGCTGTCGTCCTACACCCCGGGAACGTTCGAGGGCTGGCTGCACCGCATCACCACCAACTTGTTCCTGGACTCGGTGCGTCGCAAGCAGCGCATCCGGTTCGACGCCCTGGCCGACGATGCCGCCGAGCGCCTGCACGGACGCGAGCCCACGCCCGAACGCGTGATCGCCGACCGGATGCTCGACGCGGACATCCAGCGTGCCCTCGAGGCACTGCCGCCGGACTTCCGCGCCGCGGTGGTGCTGTGCGACATCGAGGGCCTGTCGTACGAAGAGATCGCGGCGACCCTGGGCATCAAACTGGGCACGGTCCGCAGCCGGATCCACCGCGGCCGCGCGCAGCTGCGGGCCGCGCTGGACCATCGTGCCCCCGACGACGCCAGCGCGCTCGAGACCGAGCAGCGCGGGGCCGACGCGCCACGCGAACACGGAGAGCCGGCATGA
- a CDS encoding anti-sigma factor family protein, producing the protein MKHLDERISDLVDDRLEHDERDRALVHLTVCAHCREAVELERHAKNALRSLPGVEPSEQLVQKLLRLAEPGEPLPPPPPDAHPAPVAAWRPRDTRPPAGPGRGTDRSRRRVRAVRAVALGMCTSGAMLVLLASLGGPSDSPSTPDAPVSVVPPLERFTVEHARSTGGLPFAEPASLLVTPDPPAGDGW; encoded by the coding sequence ATGAAACACCTCGACGAGCGGATCAGCGATCTCGTCGACGACCGCCTCGAACACGACGAACGCGACCGCGCCCTCGTACACCTGACGGTGTGCGCACACTGCCGTGAGGCCGTCGAGCTGGAGCGGCACGCCAAGAACGCGCTGCGGTCCCTCCCCGGTGTGGAACCGTCGGAGCAGTTGGTCCAGAAGTTGCTGCGGCTGGCCGAGCCGGGTGAGCCGCTGCCCCCACCGCCGCCGGACGCACACCCGGCGCCGGTGGCGGCGTGGCGTCCGCGCGACACCCGCCCACCCGCCGGGCCGGGCCGCGGGACCGACCGGTCCCGCCGTCGGGTGCGTGCGGTCCGGGCGGTCGCCCTGGGCATGTGCACCAGCGGAGCCATGCTGGTGCTGCTGGCGTCGCTGGGCGGTCCGTCCGACTCGCCCAGCACGCCCGACGCCCCGGTCAGCGTGGTCCCGCCGCTGGAGCGGTTCACCGTCGAGCACGCTCGCTCCACCGGTGGGCTGCCCTTCGCCGAGCCCGCCTCGTTGCTGGTCACCCCCGACCCCCCCGCCGGAGACGGCTGGTGA
- a CDS encoding sigma-E factor regulatory protein RseB domain-containing protein — protein sequence MTGGFAALVMPVLAVPLLVSALAVFVQAPAASSRDAGDDPRAVELLRQSASAAQQISYAGTQYVSTWSALVKSAASTSAVVQVRHQAGGSTEISLHDRQTAILDGRAATRWLAGDGPADLLLGAYDVRLAGEDWVAGRHTDVVEARRSDGSVAARLWLDRATALALRREAFAEDGYPLSASAFVEVSIGSAGHCCKSGDKTIGGKTTVDEVDTRDTDESMLRWDDIDQLRDDGWHCPDELPGGMVLYEARRVGDAIHLSYSDGVMTISVFEQVGWLDPEKLEGYQTSPYGDGIVYTRPGPPARLTWSSGDRVITVVAEAPLDAVTELLDALPPKPAPQPKEEKAGFLDRIGRGAERVGSWLNPFD from the coding sequence GTGACAGGCGGGTTCGCCGCCCTCGTCATGCCGGTCCTCGCCGTGCCCTTGCTCGTCAGCGCACTGGCGGTCTTCGTCCAGGCCCCGGCGGCCTCGTCGCGCGACGCCGGCGACGACCCACGCGCCGTCGAGCTGCTGCGGCAGTCGGCGAGCGCCGCGCAGCAGATCTCCTACGCCGGCACCCAGTACGTCTCCACCTGGTCGGCGCTGGTCAAGTCGGCGGCATCCACCAGCGCCGTGGTGCAGGTGCGGCATCAAGCCGGCGGGTCCACCGAGATCAGCCTGCACGACCGCCAGACGGCCATCCTGGACGGTCGCGCCGCCACCCGCTGGCTGGCCGGCGACGGCCCGGCCGACCTCCTGCTGGGCGCCTACGACGTCCGGCTGGCCGGTGAGGACTGGGTGGCCGGCCGGCACACCGACGTCGTCGAGGCCCGGCGTAGCGACGGCTCGGTGGCGGCCCGGTTGTGGCTGGACCGCGCCACCGCGCTCGCGCTGCGCCGGGAGGCGTTCGCCGAGGACGGGTACCCGCTCAGCGCCAGCGCCTTCGTCGAGGTCAGCATCGGCTCGGCCGGACACTGCTGCAAGAGCGGCGACAAGACCATCGGTGGCAAGACCACCGTCGACGAGGTCGACACCCGTGACACCGACGAATCCATGCTGCGATGGGACGACATCGACCAGCTGCGCGACGACGGCTGGCATTGCCCGGACGAGCTGCCGGGCGGCATGGTGCTCTACGAGGCACGCCGGGTCGGCGACGCCATCCACCTCAGCTACTCCGACGGCGTCATGACGATCTCGGTGTTCGAACAGGTCGGCTGGCTCGACCCGGAGAAGCTCGAGGGCTATCAGACCTCCCCGTACGGCGACGGCATCGTCTACACGCGTCCGGGGCCGCCGGCGCGGCTGACCTGGTCCAGCGGCGACCGCGTCATCACGGTCGTCGCGGAGGCCCCACTCGACGCCGTCACCGAGTTGCTCGATGCGCTACCACCGAAACCGGCCCCGCAGCCGAAGGAAGAGAAAGCCGGCTTCCTCGACCGCATCGGGCGCGGTGCCGAACGTGTCGGCTCGTGGCTGAACCCGTTCGACTGA
- a CDS encoding S1C family serine protease, translated as MKAGWTSLGQPTSPDGAGGAPWAGGAWRYTERTGQPAPRPAPGVAPDNQPAPTAQTSSDTLTSPDAQPSFGAQSSSSDPGTDGEPAGTGHRRAPKRRRGLATVGVVLLALVAGGTGGVVAESLDEDTGAPGTVTVIGADPAGLVERPPESIAGVAASVLPSVVSVSAADATGSGFIISEDGYVLTNNHVIAAAAEGGAIELALFDGRRLEAELVGASPSYDVAVLSIDAEDLQPVVFGDSGSVAVGDPVVAIGSPLGLDATVTSGILSALERPVSAGGEPAGQSYINALQTDAAINPGNSGGPLVDSAGRVIGVNSAIASLGMGGEAGSIGLGFAIPIEQVQRTAEQLIRDGEAVYPIMGVLLDNSFAGPGARVAQDGENGPGVTPGGPADLVGIRSGDVIVQIDDTQIRTPAELIVRLRAHEPGDEVALRLERDGETVEVTVTLDSAVG; from the coding sequence ATGAAGGCAGGGTGGACGAGTCTCGGGCAGCCGACCTCCCCGGACGGCGCCGGTGGTGCGCCGTGGGCCGGCGGGGCCTGGCGGTACACCGAACGGACCGGCCAGCCGGCGCCGCGACCCGCGCCCGGCGTGGCACCGGACAACCAGCCGGCGCCGACGGCGCAGACCTCGTCCGACACGCTGACCTCGCCTGACGCGCAGCCGTCGTTCGGGGCGCAGTCCTCGTCCAGCGACCCCGGTACCGACGGTGAGCCCGCAGGCACGGGGCACCGTCGCGCGCCCAAGCGGCGCCGTGGGCTGGCCACCGTCGGGGTCGTGCTGCTGGCGCTCGTCGCCGGCGGCACCGGCGGCGTGGTCGCGGAATCCCTCGACGAGGACACCGGCGCGCCCGGCACGGTCACCGTCATCGGAGCCGACCCGGCCGGGCTGGTCGAGCGGCCGCCGGAGTCCATCGCCGGGGTGGCGGCCAGCGTGCTGCCCAGTGTCGTCTCGGTCAGCGCGGCGGACGCCACCGGCTCGGGCTTCATCATCTCCGAGGACGGTTACGTGCTGACCAACAACCACGTCATCGCCGCTGCCGCCGAGGGCGGCGCCATCGAGCTGGCGCTGTTCGACGGGCGCCGGCTCGAGGCCGAGCTCGTCGGCGCCAGCCCCAGCTACGACGTCGCGGTCCTGTCCATCGATGCCGAGGACCTGCAGCCGGTGGTGTTCGGCGACTCCGGCTCCGTGGCCGTCGGTGACCCGGTCGTGGCCATCGGCAGCCCGCTCGGCCTGGACGCCACCGTCACCAGCGGCATCCTGTCCGCACTGGAGCGCCCGGTCAGCGCCGGCGGCGAGCCGGCCGGCCAGTCGTACATCAACGCGCTGCAGACCGACGCAGCCATCAACCCGGGCAACTCCGGCGGGCCGCTGGTCGACAGCGCCGGCCGGGTCATCGGTGTGAACTCCGCCATCGCCAGTCTCGGCATGGGGGGCGAGGCCGGCTCCATCGGCCTTGGCTTCGCCATCCCGATCGAGCAGGTGCAGCGCACCGCCGAGCAGCTCATCCGCGACGGTGAGGCCGTCTATCCGATCATGGGCGTGCTGCTGGACAACAGCTTCGCCGGGCCGGGCGCCCGGGTGGCGCAGGACGGCGAGAACGGGCCCGGCGTCACCCCGGGCGGCCCGGCCGACCTGGTCGGTATCCGCTCCGGCGACGTGATCGTCCAGATCGACGACACCCAGATCCGGACTCCGGCGGAGTTGATCGTGCGACTGCGGGCGCACGAGCCCGGCGACGAGGTCGCGCTGCGGCTCGAACGCGACGGCGAGACCGTCGAGGTGACGGTCACCCTGGACTCCGCTGTGGGTTGA
- a CDS encoding twin-arginine translocase TatA/TatE family subunit: MFDIGIGEVFVLLVVALLVFGPDKLPEMAKQAASFVRDLRTMVSNARSDLSGSVGDLGIDKDDLKTLSDLRNPKSFVRSKVLDGVDLGLDDLGLDDEPANGTRRNGTARNGNGTSTSSRSSSARAASTSQDQSPSDPAPAETGNTEDAAAGDSAEASAPETSTPPPPLDDSPAAGPPVEPRAAADTDSSVTSDADAGSGDGVPAGAGRADSTPRFDPDTT; this comes from the coding sequence GTGTTCGACATAGGTATCGGCGAGGTGTTCGTGCTGCTCGTCGTGGCCCTGCTCGTTTTCGGCCCCGACAAGCTGCCGGAAATGGCGAAACAGGCCGCATCGTTCGTTCGCGACCTGCGCACCATGGTCTCCAACGCGCGCAGCGACCTGTCCGGCAGCGTCGGTGACCTGGGCATCGACAAGGACGACCTGAAGACGTTGTCCGACCTGCGCAACCCGAAGTCGTTCGTGCGCAGCAAGGTCCTCGACGGCGTCGATCTCGGTCTCGACGACCTCGGCCTGGACGACGAGCCCGCCAACGGCACGCGCCGCAACGGCACCGCCCGCAACGGCAACGGGACCAGCACGAGTTCGCGCAGCTCCTCCGCCCGGGCCGCCTCGACGTCGCAGGACCAATCGCCGTCCGACCCGGCGCCCGCGGAGACGGGCAACACCGAGGACGCGGCCGCGGGTGACTCCGCCGAGGCCTCGGCTCCGGAGACATCGACCCCGCCCCCGCCACTCGACGACAGCCCCGCTGCCGGGCCTCCGGTCGAGCCGCGCGCGGCCGCCGACACCGACTCGAGCGTCACCTCCGACGCCGACGCCGGTTCCGGCGACGGTGTTCCGGCCGGTGCCGGCCGCGCCGACTCGACGCCGCGCTTCGACCCTGACACCACCTGA
- a CDS encoding FadR/GntR family transcriptional regulator encodes MNVGEVSRRTLADELATGVVELIREQQLEPGGQLDTVRTLAARFSVAVPTMREALRRLEAMGLVVLRHGSGVYVGENVRRSVLPNPHSPLLTGERLIDLLEARRAIEPPIAAMAATVRDPAGVARLSETLDEAERCLRHGDERLWIVNLEFHRALAEASGNTVLSEVVDSIVLVHAQEQREILRLHGDEPEDFAEHQGIVEAVLAGSADEAYRVTSEHLSNVIDVIRARHLDSDQ; translated from the coding sequence ATGAACGTCGGAGAGGTGAGCCGCCGCACGCTGGCGGACGAACTGGCCACCGGCGTGGTGGAGCTGATCCGTGAGCAGCAACTGGAGCCCGGTGGCCAACTGGACACCGTGCGGACACTCGCCGCCAGGTTCTCCGTCGCCGTGCCGACCATGCGGGAGGCGCTGCGGCGGCTGGAGGCGATGGGCCTGGTGGTGTTGCGGCACGGGTCCGGGGTCTACGTGGGTGAGAACGTGCGCCGTTCGGTGCTGCCGAATCCGCACAGCCCGCTGCTCACGGGGGAGCGGCTGATCGACCTGCTCGAGGCGCGGCGCGCCATCGAGCCGCCGATCGCCGCTATGGCGGCCACGGTCCGCGATCCTGCCGGCGTCGCCAGGCTCTCCGAGACGCTCGACGAGGCCGAGCGGTGCCTGCGCCACGGCGACGAGCGGCTCTGGATCGTCAATCTCGAGTTCCACCGGGCGCTGGCGGAGGCGTCCGGGAACACGGTGCTGTCCGAGGTGGTCGACTCCATCGTGCTGGTCCACGCGCAGGAGCAGCGCGAGATCCTGCGGCTGCACGGCGACGAGCCCGAGGACTTCGCCGAGCACCAAGGAATCGTGGAGGCGGTCCTCGCCGGGAGCGCGGACGAGGCATATCGGGTGACCAGCGAGCATCTGTCCAATGTCATCGACGTGATAAGGGCCCGCCACCTCGATTCCGACCAGTGA
- a CDS encoding ABC transporter substrate-binding protein, which yields MRLRYSGAVAALAASSLVLAACGGDDDSAAEAPGAVAFYTDKAAWEPQFLEVSDVSESSLGLSLDFTGYADADQYSAFIRQSFRTDEKPELFTWHTGSELEDLVAEGLVASTTDIWQAAIDNGDVPEAMREYFTVDGEQYCVPMNAAYWVMYYNKAIFDQHGLTEPTSWAELINIADTLVAAGVTPFYETNILFSFVWFQTLLAGTDPELYNALSSGEASYTDPGVVAVMEQWRQMLEAGYFGDPGDQTAPQDQLKSGTVAMINFGTFLSGQLNSVDMVSGTDYDFFVIPNVNPDLDETSLIFETGPMCTAEEAENRDTALQYADWWMSEEAQTSWANARGDVSFNPKAMVNDEQLAALNEQAGTEGHLLLERYFEATPVPVLSAALDGFSAFVSTPGDPMPILETIQAEADAYWSSQG from the coding sequence GTGAGACTCCGTTACAGCGGAGCGGTCGCTGCACTGGCAGCGTCGTCGCTGGTCCTGGCTGCATGCGGCGGTGACGACGACAGCGCGGCCGAGGCGCCCGGCGCCGTGGCCTTCTACACCGACAAGGCCGCGTGGGAACCGCAGTTCCTCGAGGTGTCGGATGTGTCGGAGAGCAGTCTCGGGCTGAGCCTGGACTTCACCGGGTACGCCGACGCCGATCAGTACTCGGCGTTCATCCGGCAGTCGTTCCGGACGGACGAGAAGCCGGAGCTGTTCACCTGGCACACCGGCAGCGAGCTGGAGGACCTGGTCGCGGAGGGCCTCGTGGCCTCGACCACGGACATCTGGCAGGCCGCGATCGACAACGGTGATGTCCCCGAGGCGATGCGCGAGTACTTCACCGTCGACGGTGAGCAGTACTGCGTCCCGATGAACGCCGCGTACTGGGTCATGTACTACAACAAGGCGATCTTCGACCAGCACGGCCTGACCGAGCCGACCAGCTGGGCCGAACTGATCAACATCGCCGACACGCTCGTGGCGGCCGGCGTCACGCCGTTCTACGAGACCAACATCCTGTTCTCGTTCGTCTGGTTCCAGACCCTGCTGGCCGGTACCGACCCGGAGCTGTACAACGCGCTGTCCAGCGGTGAGGCCAGCTACACCGATCCGGGTGTCGTCGCCGTCATGGAGCAGTGGCGGCAGATGCTCGAGGCCGGCTACTTCGGCGACCCGGGCGACCAGACCGCGCCCCAGGACCAGCTGAAGAGCGGCACCGTCGCGATGATCAACTTCGGGACGTTCCTCAGCGGCCAGTTGAACAGCGTCGACATGGTCTCCGGAACCGACTACGACTTCTTCGTGATCCCCAACGTCAACCCGGACCTGGACGAGACATCGCTGATCTTCGAGACCGGTCCGATGTGCACGGCCGAGGAGGCCGAGAACCGCGACACCGCCTTGCAGTACGCCGACTGGTGGATGAGCGAAGAGGCGCAGACGTCCTGGGCCAACGCCCGCGGCGACGTCTCCTTCAACCCGAAGGCGATGGTCAACGACGAGCAGCTGGCCGCGCTCAACGAGCAGGCCGGCACCGAGGGCCATCTGCTCCTGGAGCGCTACTTCGAGGCGACACCCGTGCCGGTGCTGTCCGCGGCGCTGGACGGCTTCAGTGCTTTCGTCAGCACCCCGGGCGACCCGATGCCGATCCTGGAGACCATCCAGGCCGAGGCGGACGCCTACTGGAGCAGCCAGGGCTGA
- a CDS encoding carbohydrate ABC transporter permease: protein MSGLAVAAPEHTPEHPSARSRRRRGGSYRWSARGFSLPAVLVVAVLLYLPFLWTTWISFTEYNGLGSPSWVGLDNYRDMFADANFTTSLRNTLIWVVGGITVPVGLGLLIASLSHGMRFGGWFRLPFLIPYAISGVAVGVVWRFVLQNGGGLSQALEALGLPGADTRWLVDAPVNTLVMIGAAAWQQTGVNALLFVIGLQSIPREPIEAAKLDGASGWRMFRHMHWPMLRPLTTVVVGLSLVASLKAFDIVWVMTKGGPGRNSETLAVTMYEETFVTSAYGSGSAVAVFLSVVTFIAAITYLRRQLSTERAV from the coding sequence ATGTCCGGGCTGGCTGTGGCCGCGCCTGAGCACACCCCCGAGCACCCGTCGGCGCGGTCGCGCCGCCGCCGCGGCGGGTCGTACCGATGGTCCGCGCGGGGTTTCAGCCTGCCGGCCGTCCTCGTCGTTGCGGTGTTGCTGTACCTGCCGTTCCTGTGGACGACGTGGATCAGCTTCACCGAGTACAACGGGCTGGGCTCACCGTCGTGGGTCGGCCTGGACAACTACCGCGACATGTTCGCGGACGCGAACTTCACCACGTCGCTGCGCAACACGCTGATCTGGGTCGTCGGCGGCATCACGGTGCCGGTCGGCCTGGGTCTGCTCATCGCGTCGCTGTCGCACGGGATGCGCTTCGGCGGCTGGTTCCGGCTGCCGTTCCTCATCCCGTACGCGATCTCCGGCGTGGCCGTCGGCGTCGTGTGGCGGTTCGTGCTGCAGAACGGCGGCGGGCTGAGCCAGGCGCTGGAGGCGCTGGGCCTGCCCGGCGCCGACACCCGCTGGCTGGTGGATGCTCCGGTGAACACGTTGGTGATGATCGGCGCCGCCGCCTGGCAGCAGACCGGCGTGAACGCGTTGCTGTTCGTCATCGGGCTGCAGTCGATCCCGCGGGAGCCGATCGAGGCGGCCAAGCTCGACGGCGCGTCGGGCTGGCGGATGTTCCGGCACATGCACTGGCCGATGCTGCGCCCGCTGACGACGGTCGTGGTCGGGTTGTCGCTGGTGGCGAGCCTCAAGGCGTTCGACATCGTCTGGGTGATGACGAAGGGCGGGCCCGGCCGCAACTCCGAGACACTCGCGGTCACCATGTATGAGGAGACCTTCGTGACCAGCGCCTACGGCTCCGGCTCGGCGGTGGCGGTGTTCCTGAGCGTCGTGACGTTCATCGCCGCCATCACCTACCTGCGCCGCCAGCTGTCGACCGAGCGGGCGGTGTGA
- a CDS encoding carbohydrate ABC transporter permease, protein MTARVLRPAVLVILGLIWLAPVYLLLVNASKPAAEYAADQVWRPISEFALIDNFREAWEIGSLGDAVTSTALYSVVAPGLAVLFGAAIGFGIVALRLRHGFFWFVLVFGGTVFPLQMILMPLFVGYVEAGIHDTRLGMIAIYTAITVPFAALVMRNFLGGIAHQVFEAAVVDGATTWRIFWRIYLPMSSSALVAVFILQATFVWNDLLLGLSLSRSSDVRPLMTAVAGLQDTYGGLQLTAVLAAGLLASLPTVVLFLATQRIFSRGLNLGQF, encoded by the coding sequence ATGACCGCTCGCGTGCTGCGTCCCGCCGTCCTGGTGATCCTCGGCCTGATCTGGCTGGCGCCGGTGTACCTGCTGCTCGTCAACGCGTCGAAGCCCGCGGCCGAGTACGCCGCGGACCAGGTGTGGCGCCCGATCAGCGAGTTCGCGCTGATCGACAACTTCCGCGAGGCCTGGGAGATCGGCAGCCTGGGCGACGCGGTCACCAGCACCGCCCTGTACAGCGTCGTCGCGCCGGGACTGGCGGTGCTGTTCGGCGCGGCCATCGGCTTCGGCATCGTCGCGCTACGGCTGCGGCACGGGTTCTTCTGGTTCGTGCTGGTCTTCGGCGGGACGGTGTTCCCGCTGCAGATGATCCTGATGCCGCTGTTCGTCGGCTACGTCGAGGCCGGCATCCACGACACCCGGCTCGGCATGATCGCCATCTACACCGCGATCACGGTGCCGTTCGCCGCGCTGGTCATGCGCAACTTCCTCGGCGGCATCGCGCACCAGGTGTTCGAGGCCGCGGTCGTCGACGGCGCGACGACCTGGCGGATCTTCTGGCGCATCTACCTGCCGATGTCCTCCAGCGCCCTGGTGGCGGTGTTCATCCTGCAGGCCACGTTCGTCTGGAACGACCTGCTGCTCGGCCTGTCGCTGAGCCGGTCCAGCGACGTGCGCCCGCTCATGACCGCGGTGGCCGGCCTGCAGGACACCTATGGCGGCCTGCAGCTGACGGCGGTGCTGGCCGCCGGCCTGCTGGCGTCACTGCCGACCGTGGTGCTGTTCCTGGCCACCCAACGCATCTTCAGCCGGGGTCTCAACCTCGGCCAGTTCTAG